From the genome of Bacteroidales bacterium WCE2008, one region includes:
- a CDS encoding LysM repeat-containing protein, with the protein MLKLLKITVLLGMAVSLSGGLYAQTYTQTPVTISKDKTRVGGKIYYSHVVQDKQTLYSICKAYGVTIDEVCEANPELDLKNNGTKKNTIILIPVRQDAETVKVAVPAAAPAPEEDVQDGYIIHTVKWYEDINDISKKYGISVERIMQVNGLEKKKLKRRQKIRIPVNDIDGALLYPSGNSTKKDSSLIDNHAAGEKEESEEDYSFARKRDLNAVIIMPLTAGRPAGSNNMDFYCGALLAIEDLANAGISTELSVYDVVQGKVPVTRERLEEADVVIGPITAKDLATTLEIAGNKTTVVSPLDHKAASLTEGHKNFVQAPATYNRQYADLIDWIDYDKRRGDKVIVISESDGKECELSRLMDESKIEHTDYSYNILSSRRVISDLTGMMTSDGVNRILISSENEAFVNDVVRNLNLMVHNKHNVALYSPARIRSYDNIDVENLHNVNLHASSSYLIDYDDPKVKAFLLKYRALFNAEPTQFAFQGYDVTRYFLGAAAEYGSHWRKKLPKIQLQRMLQADFRFRESGDGYINQGVRRVVYGPDFSVKIVK; encoded by the coding sequence TTCCCATGTCGTACAGGATAAGCAGACCCTCTACTCTATCTGCAAGGCCTATGGAGTGACCATAGACGAGGTGTGCGAGGCTAATCCTGAACTCGACCTGAAGAATAACGGGACCAAGAAAAATACAATAATTCTCATTCCGGTGAGACAGGACGCCGAGACTGTCAAAGTTGCTGTGCCGGCAGCCGCTCCTGCGCCTGAAGAAGACGTACAGGACGGATATATCATCCACACCGTAAAGTGGTATGAGGATATCAACGATATCAGCAAGAAATACGGCATTTCCGTTGAAAGGATAATGCAGGTGAACGGCCTCGAAAAGAAGAAACTCAAGAGACGCCAGAAAATCCGCATCCCTGTAAACGACATCGACGGGGCTCTTCTTTACCCGTCAGGTAATTCGACAAAGAAGGATTCCTCTCTTATCGATAACCACGCCGCAGGCGAAAAAGAAGAAAGCGAGGAAGATTATTCCTTTGCCAGAAAGCGTGATCTCAACGCAGTTATCATAATGCCTCTTACCGCAGGACGACCTGCGGGGAGCAATAACATGGACTTCTATTGCGGAGCTCTGCTCGCCATAGAAGACCTCGCCAACGCTGGAATAAGCACCGAGCTCAGCGTCTATGACGTTGTCCAGGGCAAGGTCCCAGTAACCAGGGAAAGACTCGAAGAGGCTGACGTGGTCATCGGTCCGATCACCGCAAAAGACCTTGCTACGACTCTCGAGATTGCCGGTAACAAGACTACCGTAGTCTCCCCTCTCGACCACAAGGCGGCCTCCCTTACCGAAGGCCACAAGAACTTTGTCCAGGCTCCGGCCACCTATAACCGCCAGTACGCGGATCTCATCGACTGGATCGACTACGACAAGCGCCGCGGAGACAAGGTGATCGTCATCTCGGAATCGGACGGGAAGGAATGCGAACTCTCCAGACTTATGGATGAGTCCAAGATAGAGCATACCGACTACTCCTATAACATCCTTTCCAGCCGCAGGGTCATAAGCGACCTTACCGGAATGATGACTTCCGATGGAGTCAACAGGATCCTCATCTCGTCAGAGAACGAGGCCTTCGTCAACGATGTCGTCCGTAACCTCAACCTGATGGTGCACAACAAGCACAACGTGGCTCTCTACAGCCCTGCCAGGATAAGGTCTTACGACAATATCGACGTGGAGAATCTCCATAATGTCAACCTTCATGCTTCTTCGTCATATCTTATCGACTATGACGATCCTAAGGTCAAGGCATTCCTTCTCAAATACAGGGCTCTCTTCAACGCCGAGCCTACGCAGTTCGCATTCCAGGGATATGACGTGACCAGATACTTCCTTGGAGCGGCCGCCGAATACGGCAGTCACTGGCGCAAGAAACTCCCTAAGATCCAGCTGCAGAGGATGCTCCAGGCTGATTTCAGATTCCGCGAATCCGGAGACGGATATATCAATCAGGGCGTCAGGAGAGTTGTCTACGGCCCAGATTTCTCAGTAAAGATAGTAAAGTAA
- a CDS encoding DNA replication and repair protein RecN, with protein sequence MLRSLQIRNYVLIDSLDIDFPAGLVIITGQTGAGKSIILGALSLLLGAKADASMVGENAENCIVEGEFHVKDDPAIREILDSNGMDWNGGDFIIRRVLGKSGRSRSFVNDEPVTVGVLSELAGRLIDIHSQHEPLLLTDRTFQLSMLDHYAGNGDLLTECSQAYKNVQSLRGRLSEVEERLRRLSLEKDFNQSLYDKLEAANLRDGELEELEEEQKRLANAEELKENFYSVENILSGSEDRDSFDSMLKEAVRQLDKAGRYVEPAKDLSARLESSRLEIEDILSEVTALEGSTEVSQDRLEQVEDRMSLLYDLMKKHGCRTVAELIAQRETLSEALYDSTALEEERERLSKSLEDGEKALGEIAAKLHDSRMKARKPFAEAIEKSIRFLELDNAVFEVELVEAPVGASGSDAVKFLFSSTGKNPIDVARCASGGEMSRIMLCLKAMMARYANMPTLIFDEIDTGVSGSVADKMGSMICGMGKDMQVFAITHLPQVAAKGEAHYLVSKSSEGGRTATGISKISGEDRVLEIARMLSGAQITTQARENAKALLSEA encoded by the coding sequence ATGTTACGGTCTTTACAGATCCGGAACTATGTTCTGATAGACTCGCTGGATATTGATTTTCCGGCGGGTCTCGTCATTATTACCGGGCAGACAGGAGCAGGCAAGTCCATAATCCTGGGTGCCCTTTCCCTTCTCCTGGGAGCCAAGGCGGATGCTTCCATGGTTGGGGAAAATGCGGAGAACTGCATCGTCGAAGGAGAATTCCATGTCAAGGACGATCCTGCGATCCGCGAAATCCTCGATTCCAACGGTATGGACTGGAACGGGGGCGATTTCATTATCCGCCGTGTGCTCGGGAAGAGCGGACGGTCCAGATCTTTCGTGAATGACGAACCTGTCACCGTCGGCGTGCTCTCGGAGCTTGCCGGCCGGCTGATCGACATCCACTCCCAGCACGAACCCCTGCTTCTCACGGACAGGACCTTCCAGCTCTCGATGCTGGACCATTATGCCGGCAACGGCGACCTCCTGACGGAATGCTCGCAGGCCTATAAGAACGTCCAGTCTTTGCGCGGCCGCCTCTCCGAAGTCGAGGAGAGACTGCGAAGGCTTTCTCTGGAAAAGGACTTCAACCAGTCTCTGTATGACAAGCTGGAGGCTGCGAATCTCCGGGACGGGGAGCTTGAAGAACTGGAGGAAGAGCAGAAGCGTCTCGCCAATGCCGAGGAGCTTAAAGAGAATTTCTATTCTGTCGAAAACATACTTTCAGGCAGCGAGGACCGCGATTCCTTTGACAGCATGCTGAAGGAAGCCGTAAGGCAGCTGGACAAGGCCGGACGCTATGTCGAGCCGGCGAAGGATCTTTCCGCAAGACTGGAGTCGTCCAGACTCGAGATAGAGGACATACTTTCGGAGGTCACTGCCCTCGAAGGTTCGACCGAGGTCTCCCAGGACCGTCTGGAACAGGTCGAAGACAGGATGTCCCTGCTATACGATCTCATGAAAAAGCATGGCTGCCGCACCGTGGCCGAGCTTATCGCCCAGCGCGAAACCCTTTCCGAGGCCCTGTATGATTCTACGGCTCTCGAAGAGGAGCGGGAACGTCTGTCGAAGTCGCTCGAAGATGGCGAAAAGGCCCTCGGAGAGATAGCTGCAAAGTTGCATGACAGCCGCATGAAGGCGCGGAAACCTTTCGCCGAGGCGATAGAGAAATCGATAAGGTTCCTTGAGCTGGACAATGCCGTATTTGAAGTCGAGCTCGTCGAAGCTCCGGTCGGAGCATCCGGCTCCGATGCCGTCAAGTTCCTGTTCTCTTCTACCGGAAAGAATCCGATAGATGTGGCAAGATGCGCATCCGGCGGCGAGATGTCAAGGATAATGTTGTGTCTTAAGGCCATGATGGCGCGATACGCCAACATGCCGACCCTGATATTCGACGAAATCGATACCGGTGTCTCCGGCAGCGTCGCCGACAAGATGGGCTCGATGATCTGCGGGATGGGAAAAGACATGCAGGTCTTCGCGATCACTCATCTGCCGCAGGTGGCTGCCAAGGGCGAGGCCCATTATCTTGTGAGCAAATCTTCGGAAGGCGGGCGTACAGCCACCGGAATCTCCAAGATCAGCGGCGAAGACCGCGTGCTGGAGATCGCCAGGATGCTGAGCGGCGCACAGATTACCACCCAGGCACGGGAGAATGCCAAGGCGCTTCTTTCTGAAGCGTAG
- a CDS encoding RNA polymerase Rpb6 yields MDKKKVPTNTITRDIKYIAEPTGNVYESVVILYKRANQIALAEKKELNKKLEDFKNDRDTMEEMFENREQIEISKYYERQPKPSLVAIEEFLEGELHYRTAKHEGEEENQAE; encoded by the coding sequence ATGGATAAGAAGAAAGTACCTACAAACACGATCACAAGAGACATCAAGTATATCGCCGAACCTACCGGCAACGTGTACGAATCAGTAGTAATTCTCTATAAGAGAGCCAACCAGATCGCCCTCGCCGAGAAGAAAGAGCTCAACAAGAAGCTCGAGGACTTCAAGAACGACCGCGACACTATGGAGGAGATGTTCGAGAACCGCGAGCAGATCGAGATCTCGAAGTACTACGAGCGTCAGCCTAAGCCAAGCCTCGTCGCTATAGAGGAGTTCCTCGAAGGTGAGCTTCACTACCGTACGGCAAAGCACGAGGGCGAAGAGGAGAATCAGGCAGAATAA
- a CDS encoding Beta-barrel assembly machine subunit BamD has protein sequence MKYLKLCVLAVVAILASASCRSQYDLMLQSNDVDAKFKAAMDYFNRHKYQKAAALFESMAVLANGTEKDDSVNYYWGLSNYKYKDYLTAETNFSEFLGKFPQSKFAAEAAYLRLDCLYRSTLRYELDQTPTYAAINAINEYLRNYPSTDKAAECMGMLDELGARLDKKAFEAAKLYYKMEDYKAARVAFKNILKDDSDNIYREDILYYIAMSSYKYAYLSVPSKQRERYLAFEDDYFNFVGEIQDSPYTRQLNALYKRAQKALGKFTGVDETENMKDKDFEKERKASAAAK, from the coding sequence ATGAAATATTTGAAATTATGCGTCCTGGCGGTTGTCGCCATTCTTGCGTCAGCTTCCTGCAGAAGCCAGTATGATCTTATGCTGCAGAGTAACGATGTCGATGCCAAATTCAAGGCAGCGATGGATTACTTCAATCGCCACAAATACCAGAAAGCCGCAGCTCTTTTCGAGTCCATGGCCGTTCTCGCCAATGGTACGGAAAAGGATGACTCCGTCAACTATTACTGGGGACTGAGCAACTATAAGTATAAGGATTACCTTACTGCCGAGACCAACTTCTCCGAATTTCTCGGGAAGTTCCCGCAGAGCAAGTTCGCCGCTGAGGCTGCTTATCTGAGACTTGATTGTCTCTACAGGTCCACTCTCAGGTACGAGCTCGACCAGACTCCTACTTATGCGGCAATCAACGCTATCAACGAATACCTCCGCAACTATCCTTCGACTGACAAGGCTGCAGAGTGTATGGGAATGCTTGACGAACTCGGAGCCCGTCTTGACAAGAAGGCTTTCGAAGCCGCAAAGCTCTATTACAAGATGGAAGATTACAAGGCTGCCAGGGTAGCCTTCAAGAATATCCTCAAGGATGATTCCGACAATATCTACAGGGAGGATATCCTCTACTATATCGCGATGTCTTCCTACAAGTACGCTTATCTCAGCGTGCCTTCAAAGCAGAGAGAAAGGTATCTTGCATTCGAGGACGATTACTTCAACTTCGTCGGCGAAATCCAGGACTCTCCATATACCCGCCAGCTGAACGCTCTTTACAAGAGAGCGCAGAAGGCGCTCGGCAAATTTACCGGAGTCGACGAGACTGAAAATATGAAGGACAAGGACTTCGAAAAGGAGCGTAAGGCGTCCGCAGCAGCGAAATAA